One genomic region from Anthonomus grandis grandis chromosome 1, icAntGran1.3, whole genome shotgun sequence encodes:
- the LOC126737620 gene encoding uncharacterized protein LOC126737620 yields the protein MTSPSISVVRSRSGSFSQKSKALTPNRSPSVGISLYSRMSLDTHITETDNPISNSTTQPPNGASVSDETQDILGHNPEKDKKPQFILHKAVEPVWTNILTSGLPKEDLDKIYSKYDLPQNGLFSPPKINPELQPSMNNLYMMRDQTHTNYQLGLSRVLSALGGSINSLLEGSSDIPKPVRDKILTCVADSGRMVCNIFHDMSQKRRQLIMPLMNKQIKNAIEKTPPGEFLFGPNLAEKIQAVKSMEKIGRDIRPINEPSSFRVKTLPPFSSFKRKAGGGDKPYSTTSGASKLNWRRPFHQNQRREMRTQQGRSSFPKKAPVPSKRR from the coding sequence ATGACTTCACCTTCTATAAGCGTAGTTCGTTCCCGGAGTGGTTCGTTTTCGCAAAAATCTAAGGCATTAACACCGAACAGATCTCCTAGTGTGGGCATATCTTTATATAGTCGAATGAGCCTCGACACGCATATTACAGAGACAGACAATCCTATCTCCAACAGCACAACACAACCGCCGAACGGCGCGAGCGTATCTGATGAAACCCAAGATATTTTGGGACATAAcccggaaaaagataaaaaaccgCAATTTATTTTGCACAAAGCGGTAGAACCTGTATGGACCAATATTCTAACCTCCGGCTTACCTAAGGAAGACTTGGATAAAATTTATAGCAAGTATGATTTACCTcaaaacggtttattttctcCTCCCAAAATTAACCCAGAACTACAGCCTAGTATGAACAATTTATATATGATGCGAGACCAGACCCATACTAATTACCAATTAGGACTAAGTAGAGTACTTTCAGCTTTGGGCGGTTCAATTAACAGTTTGTTAGAAGGCAGTTCTGACATTCCCAAGCCTGTGCGGGATAAAATTTTGACGTGTGTTGCTGATTCAGGCCGCATGGTTTGCAACATTTTTCATGACATGTCACAGAAACGACGGCAGCTCATTATGCCTTTAAtgaataagcaaataaaaaatgctatagaAAAAACCCCACCGGGGGAATTTTTATTTGGGCCAAATCTAGCCGAAAAGATACAAGCTGTCAAATCAATGGAAAAAATTGGGAGAGATATTAGACCGATAAACGAACCAAGTTCGTTCCGCGTTAAAACGTTACCGCCATTTTCATCCTTCAAAAGAAAAGCAGGAGGGGGAGACAAACCATATTCCACCACTTCAGGAGCGAGCAAGTTAAACTGGAGGCGCCCGTTCCACCAGAACCAGAGGAGGGAGATGAGAACACAACAAGGGCGCTCCTCCTTTCCGAAAAAAGCACCTGTACCGAGCAAGAGGCGATAA